The sequence below is a genomic window from Candidatus Hydrogenedentota bacterium.
TGCCCATCAGCACCAGCAGCGGCATCGATCCCATACCCCAGCGGAAACCATACGCCGCCCCGCCGTAATTGTTCGTGCTCTTCACGTAGTACGCGTACAGCACGGCGATCGAAAGCGCCGCGGCAGCATAGCCCGCCCGCGCCGCCGCGTATTCCCGCCGCCACGCGCAGCACACCAGCGCGACCGGCCCCGCCAGCAGCGCCGGATACAGCAGGAAGATCCCATACCGGCCAAACGTCGAGTGGAAAAGGTAGGTCCCCCAAGGCTCGTTCAGCGCGTCAATGCCCCCCGGATTGCGCCACGCGCTCGACTCGAACAGGTACCACGCCTTGTGCATCTGAATCGGAAGCGGGCTCCCTGTTACATACAGCATCGCGCCGAAATGAACCGCGAGTATCGGCAACATGCCCGCCCCGCCCCAGATCGCCGCCCGAACCGGATGCTTCCAGATCAGCCCCAGCCCCGCCACCCCAACAAACAGCGTTAGCGGCATGTCCAGCGTAAACACAAGCGCCGCGGCCACCCCGAATCCAACAAGGCGCGGCCGCGACGGAGCAAGCCGCCCGCTCCAGATGCCAACCGTGAAATACAGCGCCGCGATCAGCGCCGCAATCGCGGGCGTGTGATTGTTCAGCTGCGTCGCAAAGCCGGGAAGCTGCGTTCCGAAAAGCAACGCCGCAAGCGGGATCAGGCGCTGCCGCGGATCCGCGATAAGCAACTCGAGCAGCCAGAGAAAAAAAACGCACCCGATCGCGTAGGGCACAATGCACAGCGTCACGATCATGAACTGCAACACGGGCTTCCAATACGCGGGGTCGCGCAGGTCCCACCCGAGCAGCGCGTGAAGAACCGCATACTCCGCGGTCATCGCCAGCGGAAGCACCGGCGGCTTTGTGGAAAGGATCCGGCCGTCCACCTCCACTTTGTCAATCGTGCGCTGCTCGAACGGGTTCGGTTCCGCGCCGCCGGGGCGATCGATGTACCACGTCCCCTCGTGCACCAGGCTCATCACCGTAGCCAGGCGGCTCGCGGCGGAATCGCCCAGCACCACCGCGTGCAGCGCCGTAAGCACATACACAAACGACCCGGCCACCAGCAGCCACGCCGCCAGCCGGGGCCATTCCAGCCCGCAACAGGCCGCACCGCCGGGGGCGGTGTCCGCGCACTTCATGCGCCCTCCTTCCAACTGCCGCGCGCCTCGAAATAACCGCGCGCGCGGGATGCGGCCTCAGCGGCCGGTAATACGAGACCAGGTACGGCCAAACCAACCTTGCTCCGGCTCCGCCACCGCAATATCGCGCTGCAATACGCGCTGGACTGGCGTCCATTCGCCCCCAACCCGTTCCTCGGTCGCCTCCGCGAGGAAGAAACTCCCCACACGCGTCCACCGGCCGTTCCGGAGTTCGTAGTTCAGCGTCTCCGTACCCGTATCGCGCAGAAAGTTCTCGTCAAGGCGCGCCGCGTCGCGGCTCTTGTGGTAGCGCGTCGCGTAACGGACCCGCTCCAGGCGAACATCGGCAACAAAGGGCGACGTTCGAGAATCCTGGGCCGTCATCTCGATCTCCGCGTCCGCCGCACGGCCCGGATACTCGCTGTACTCCCGGAAAAAGTACGGGCGGCGCCGGAGGATCCGGTCCGGATTGCTCTTGCGATCCGCTTCCGCACGCGCGATGTACTCATCCACAAGCCGCCTCAGCTGCGCCTGGGATTCCTGCTCGGAAACCGACGTGTCCAACGCCTCGGTGGCGCTCGTCTCGGCGGCGGAACCGTCACGCTCGCCGCCGCGCCAGCCGCGCACCGTCGCGCACGAACTCATGGTCACCATCCCGAGAATCAACAATCCAGTCACCCAACGCATGCAGTCTATCCTTCTTCTGTCGCTAAATGGTGCGCCCGCCGGAACGGAGGGCGAACAGGCGGCGGCGTCCCGGAAAACGGATACGTCCCGCCGCGAAACCCAACACGGGCGCCATCATAGCACATCCGGTTCCCCCGGCTAATAACGCGAACGGACCCCGTCGTTCAGCGGCACCGTGAGCTTTCGGCCATCAACGTCGTTCAAGTCCACGTCGCGCGACGATATCCGGACCACGATAAAGCGGTCCATCAGCCGGTCCGCCACTTCCACCGTCTGCTCTCTCTCCGGAAAATCCGGATTGTTCAGGCGGAATGTCGCCTTCTCCCCGCTCGGATCAACCGATTTCAACACGAATTTAAACATGCCGATCTCGCGCGTAACCCGGTCGAATTTCGACTGCACCGTGCTGTGCGTGTCCACATTCACCGCCCGTTGCATGATCTGGTAGGCCCGTTCGTGATCGCGGCTGCTCCAGGGGCTCCGCTTGAGAAGGCCATCCACCTCCTTCAAGACCAGCGCGCGCAATTCCTCCGCTATCTCGCGATTCTCCAGCGTATTGTTATAGCGCTGCGCGGTCATCGCCTCCTCGAACGCCGCGATCGCCTCCTCCCCGGACGCCAGCATCTCGCGCGCGCGGTTCTGATACACATATTCCTCGACTCGGTTGCGTTCCGCCAGATACGCCCCCGCCTTGCCCCACACATACCCGCCGGCGAAATACAACACAACCAACACAATCAATACAAGCGAAACCTGGATCAAACGCTCCAAAAACACCGGCCGCGCCGGGGAGGGAAGCTGCGATCGGGAGATGCTCATCGACGACGATCCCACGGGAAGGTCCTCGAGAAGCGACGCGCTCAGGTTCTTGCTGTACTCATCCAGATCCCCCAGGCCCGTCGCGGTGGACTTCTCCGGTGGCGGCGGCGGCGTCCGCCTCCCGAGCAACCGGTCCAGAAGGCTTCGCTTGCGCCGGCTCGCCTGAAACGCCTCCGCCTGCGACGCTTCCTCCACGCGAAACGACTCCAGCGCTCCCGTCACATTGCCCGACGGCGCGTACGTCGTCCGCTGCCCACCGCCAAGATCCTTGATAGTGAGCTTCAGCTCCTCCTTGCGGGGCCGCCCCACTTCCTCCCCGCAATAGTGGCACTTCGTCGCCCACACGCTCACCTTCATGCGGCATGTGGGGCACTGCCGCATTTCCTCTTCCGGCTCGTTATGCCGCCTCGTTTCGTCCGCCACGCCGCTCCGCTCCTTATTGTTCGCGCTCACCTGCCGACAACAAGTCCAAGGCTGGTCACCCTGCCGGCGCCCCGGCGACCCAGCCTGCATTTCAACCACCGCCCCACCGCGAGGTGAAGCGCTTCACGGCCCGCCATAACCCACCGGAGAACCGTAAACCCGGCGATTCATGTTGTACAATCTAACATAGAAAGCTTCGAATTCAAAGCTATCAATGAAATTCCGGATTTGCGCCCCCCCGCGAGACCCGCAATTCGCCACCCCGCCGGCCGCTCTGCTACCATACCGGCCTGACGCACGCCCGCGCCCTGGCGCCGGGGCGATCCCGGCGTCTCACTCCCCACCGGATAGGGCGATTAATACCGAGTGACCAACCAACGTTCCATACCCTGGATCCAGCGCGCTTGCGCCGCCCTGTCCTACGCCGGCGCATTCCCATTCCTGATGCGCGGCGCCCCCCGCCAGCGCAGCCCCTTCCTCCTCCATCACGCCCGCCAGGCCGCCGCCCTCGCCCTCGTCCTCTTCTTCCTTTCCGCCCTGTTTTCCGCCGCCGTCGCCCTGCTCTCCTACGCCCTCGTCTTCCACCGGGAGCCCTACGAGTCCCTCGGGCTGGACGCGTACGTCCTGGGGTTTCTGCGCAAACTCTTCCTCGCCTGGCTCGTCTTCTGGCTATTCGCCCTCGGTATGGCCCTCCTCGGCGCGGCGCGCCCCATGCCCCTCGTGCAATGGATCGCAAGAAGGAACGCGCTCCTCCGGCTCGCCAGCGCCCTAACCCTCGCTCTCATGGCCCTCGGCGTCCTCGCAATCCCGCTCGCCCTGCACGCCGGCAGCCTGGTCCCCCCGGATCGCACAGCCGGCGACGTCTATATGATCTACGAGGACAACGGCGTCTTCCCCCGCTGGATTTTCGCCCTCGGCTTCTATCCCATGGCCCGGGCCGCACGCCAAATCTACGGCCCCGAGGCCCCCGTGCTCCAGCCCATTTCGCGCGACGCCATCACAAACGCGATCGCCCACGGAAAACTCGTCTTCGTCGGATCCCACGGCACGAAGCGCGGCCTCATGCTCAAACACGAATGGCTCCTCCCCGAAGACTTCCGCAACGCCCCAAAACACCCCGGCCTCAAACTCGTCTACCTCACCGGATGCGACAGCGGAGAGCAGCGCGACGCCTGGGCCGACGCCTTCGCCCCCGCACGCGTCGTCACCTACGACCGCCTCAGCGCCGTCCTGGAGCACGTCTGGTGGCTCTGGGTGACCGGCCCGAAAACCATCAAGAACCTCGCTCAGGAGTCCCAAAATGCCCGATGAAGCAACCCTCCGCGCCCTGATCTGCGAGATCGGACGCCGCATGTACGCCCGCAACTACGTCGGCGGAACCGACGGCAACATCAGCGTGCGCCTCCCCGGCGCCGATGGCTTTCTATGCACCCCCAGCGGCGTCTCCAAAGGCTTCATGACCCCGGAATCCCTCATTATCGCCGACGCATCCGGAAAGAAAGTCGATGGGCCGGGAAAGGTAACCTCCGAGTTCCCCACCCACCTCGCCTGCTACGAAGAGCGGCCCGACATCAACGCCGTCGTGCACGCCCACCCGCCAACCGCCACCGCATTTACCCTCGCCGGCGTCTCCCTCGCCCAACCCGTCCTTCCCGAGCTCGTCGCCGCCCTCGGCGGCATCCCCGTCACCGCCTACGCCACCCCCGGCACCCCCGAAGGCAACGAAGTCGTCCGGCCCCTCATACGCCAATGCGACGGCGTCATGCTCGATCGCCACGGCGCCGTAACCGTCGGAACCTCCCTGGAAGCCGCCTACTTCAAACTCGAAAAAATCGAGCACGCCGCCTGCGTACTCCTCGCCGCCCGCCAACTCGGCGCCGTAAAACACCTCACCCCCGAAGAAGTCGATCGCGCCCTCCAGACCCGCGCCCCCTACGGCGCCACCGGCCCCATCTACCCCCCAGAATTCTAAAAAGGGGACCGGAGCCCGCCACGCAGGGACTGCGGCGCCCCATCACCCCAGCTACCAACAGCCCGCGCAACCCCAAAAGCGAGCCCAACCATCCCACTGCACCGACAACCGGCGCGGCTGTCCCGTCGCAGCCCCAAGGGGACTGGAGCCCGCGACAAAATCCACCCAAGCCGCGAAAGCGCCCCAAACCAAGGGGACTGGAGCCCGCCACCAGGGACTGCGGCGCCCCATCACCCAAAACACCGGCAGCCCGCGCACGACTCAAAGTGAGCCCAACCCACCCACAACACTCACAACCGGCGCGGCTGTCCCGTCGTTCTCAACCCCGCCAACACCACACGAGCGGCGCCCCGCCCCCGTCACCAAACCGGCGTACACCAATGCCGGTACGCATCCACCTTCCCCTGCACCACATTGAAATACAAATCCTGCAACTCCCGCGTTATCGGACCCGGCTTACCCGTGCCCAGCAGACGCCGGTCAACCGATCGCACCGGCGCCACCTGCGCCCCCGTCCCGCAGAAAAACGCCTCATCACTCACATACAGCTCCGTCCGCGCTATCGGGCGCTCCACCACCTCCATCGACAGCTGCTCCCGCGCAAGCTGCATGATCGTGTTCCGCGTAATCCCCACCAGAATATCCGCGTTTGGCGGCGGCGTGATCAGCCGCCCCTCCTGCACGATAAACAGGTTCATCGCGCTCCCCTCCGCAACCGTGCCATCCTCACGCAAAAACACCGCCTCGTGGAAGCCCGCCTGCTTTGCCTCCGAAGCCGCAAGCGCCGAGTTGATATAGCTGCCCGTCGTCTTCGCGCGCGTCGGAATCGCATTGTCCGAAAGCCGGCGCCACGAAGAAACCGCCACATCCAGCCCGTCATTCGTGTCCACGTAATCGCCCAGCGTGATCAGGTAGCAGCACAGCGCGCTCTCCACCCCGCGGACCGCCGGACCCAGCGAAAGCTGGCTCTTGTAACAGATCGGGCGCAGGTAAATGTCTTCGCGAAGATTGCACCTCCGCGCCACCTCCAGACATATCTCCTCAATCTTCGCCGCATCCTCCGGAATCTCCATGCACAGGATGTTGAAATTCCGGACAAAACGGTCGATATGTTCCTTCAAGCGGAAGATAAACAGGTTCTCTTCTTCCTGGCTGTAATAGCCCCGAATCCCCTCAAAAAGCGCCGTGCCATAGTTGAAGGCATGGGTCATTACACTCAATTTCGCGTCGGCGACCGGAATATACGCCCCGCCAAAATACGCGGTCTCGCCCGGATGCATCACGGCCATGCTATCGTCTCCACGCTCACGCCCCTTGCGGGCGGAGCCAGCTGGTGTTGTTGTCGTAAATACGCGCCCCATGCGCACCTGCCCGAAAAAAGGGAGGATACGTAGGAATGGGAGGCGGCGCGATGCGCCCGGACAAATCGGCCCGCAAACGGGCCCATGCGTCATCCCGGAAGGGCGGCGCGCCACGCCGCGGCGCAGGCCTGTTAAGTATGGCCATTTTCCCGCTATCTTTGCAACCTGAACACCGCAAAAACGACCGCAATCCCCCGAATTCAATGAAAAACGCGCCCCCGGATCCGCGCAAAGCGGCCGGGGGCGCGCAGGATTAGACAATACCGGTTACTGCGGCGTGTAATGCTCCACAATAACCCGGTTCGACGACATCCGCCAGCGGCTGCGGTACGCTTTCTCGTAATACGCGTCGTTCAGCTTCTCGATCAATTCGGAAGACTCCGCCATGTCCGCTTCGAGCAGATCCCGCATCGAGACCAGCCCCTTGAACACCTCCCCGCGCCCCACCACCACCAGATGCCGGACACCGCACTGGAACATCACAATCTTCGCATGACCCAATTCGTCATCGATTTGAATCGTCATCGGATCCGGGCTCATCACCTCCCGAACAAGCGTTGCGTCAATGTCCAGCGACGCATTCACCACCCGGTGCATCAGATCGCGCTCCGAGAAGATGCCCACCACCCGATCATCCTCCTTGACCGCAACCGCACCCGTTTTCCGCTCGCAAAGATAATGCACCGTCTGCCGGACCGTGTCGCTCGCGTTTACCCAGTAAATGTCTCGGGGTTTGATGATGTCGCCAATCGTGTGCATAGACGAGGTCTCCTCTCGGTTATCGCCGATCGATAGCCGCGCGGAAACCCGCTGAATCCGGCGGCATGCGCACTACCTGGAATCAATGCGAAACCCCGGTGACTGCTTGCACCCGCTTCGCTCCATCGATTAGTCTATCACACGATCTCCGGAGCGCCCAGAACTATTTCTAGTTCCAAATATACCCGCCATTAGCAGATTTCTCAGTATTCCCACGGAGCAAACCATGGACTTCCAATTCCCCTGGCCCGTTTTCGACCATGCCGAAGAAGCCGCCCTCCAACGCGTTCTCACCCGCCGCAAATGGTTCAATGGCGAGGAAACACGCGCCTTCGAAGCCGCCTACGCCCAATTTCAGGGAGCCGAATACGCCGCCGCCTGCACCAGCGGCACCACCGCACTCGAAGTCGCCCTGGAAGCCCTCGATATCGGCCCCGGCGATGAAGTGATCGTTCCGCCCTACACCTTCGTCGCAACCGCCACCGCCGTCCTCCGTGTCGGCGCCACCCCAGTCTTCGCCGATGTCGACGCCTCCTGGTGTATGGATCCCGCCGCCGCCGAAGCCGCCATCACCCCGCGCACGCGCGCCATCATGCCCGTCCACTTCGGCGGCGCCATGGCCAACATCGACGCCCTCGCCGATCTCGCGAGAAGCCGCGGCCTCGAACTCATCGAAGACGCCTGCCACGCCTGGGGCAGCGCCTGGGAAGGGCGCGGCGCCGGCACAATCGGGCGCTGCGGAGCCTTCAGCTTCCAGGAATCGAAAAACATCACCGCCGGCGAAGGCGGCGTGCTTGTCTCCAACGATGAATCCTTCATCGAGCGATGCCACAGCATCATCAACTGCGGCCGCGAGGAGGGAGCCCCCTGGTACCACCACATTAACCTCGGCACCAACGCCCGCATCACCGAATTCGGAGCCGCCCTCCTCCTGGCCCAACTCGAACGCGCCCCGGACCAGCTCAACCGCCGCGCCGCAAACGCCGCCCTGCTCGACGAGGGCCTGGCCGGCGTCCCCGGCGTCACGCCCCAGCCCCCGGTCCCGAAAATGACCCGCCGCGCCTGTCATCTCTACTGCTTCCGGCTCGACGCCGCCGCATTCGGCATGGACCGCGACGCATTCCTCGCCGCCTGCAAGGAACGCGGCCTCCCCCTCATGGCGGGCTACCCGATCCCCCTCTACAAGCAGCCCGTCTTTCAGAAATTCCTCGGCCGCCACGACTACAACCAGTGTCACTGCCCCGTCACCGAAGCCCTCTGCGCCAGCGAAGGCGTCTGGATCACCCAGCCCATGCTACTACTATCCGATGCCCACATGCGCGCCATCATCGACGGAATTCGCGACATCGGCAACCACTGACTCTTATCGGGCGCGCGAGCCTACAGGGGTGCCACGGTCAAGCCCGCAAGGGCTTGCCCGTGCCTGCCGACCGGGGAGCCCGAACTTCGGTCGATCGCTACGGCTATCACGGCCATCGCGATGGCTCGCACGGGTTTGGCTTGAACGCTTGAGCTTGGCGCCCGCAGCCCTCCGGTACAAACCCGAGTTGACGTGAAGACCACCAGACCCCTGACAAGACGATGTGCATATCGATGGGTTGGCCCTGGGTAACGGTCACGTGCTATTGAGCCCCCCGAAACCCTTTGCTATACTGCCGCCGGATAAGGCAATCACCGTCTGAACGGCAAGAAGGGAGCGCGGCATGCTTACGCTGAAACAGATACTGAGCTACGCGGTTAAGAATGGGGCCTCCGACGTCCACCTCACCGTCGGCAGCCCCCCCGCCATCCGCGTGGACGGCAAAATCCGCTTCATCGAGGCCGAGCCCATCACCCCCGACCTCACCCAGGGCTACGCCGCCGAAATCATGAACGAGCGCGAGCTCGCCGCCTTCGAGGAAAAGGGCGACGCCGACCTGGCCTACGGCGTGGCCGGACTCGGGCGCTTCCGCGTCAATGTCCTCAAACAGCGCGGCTCCGTCGGCGTCGTCATGCGCCACGTCAAGGGCAAGATCCTCGATTTCACCGAGCTCAATCTACCGCCCGCCATGACCAAGGTCGCCGAGATGCACCGCGGCCTCGTGCTCGTCACCGGCACCACCGGCAGCGGTAAATCCACCACCCTCGCTTCCATCGTCGACTACATCAACCAGCGAAACCGCTTCCACATCGTCACCCTCGAAGACCCCATCGAATTCCTCCACAGCAACAAGAAAAGCATCATCACCCAGCGCGAGATCAACATCGACACCCGCGACTTCTACAGCGCCCTCCGCGCCGCCATGCGCGAAGACCCCGACGTCATCCTCGTCGGCGAAATGCGCGACGCCGAAACCTTCCAGGCCGCGATCTCCGCCGCCGAAACCGGACACCTCGTCTTCAGCACCCTCCACACCACCAACGTGATGCTCACGATCGACCGCATCATGGACATGTTCCCCTCCAACATGCACGACCAGATCCGCTCCCAGATCGCCCTCCAGATCCGCGCCTGCATCGCACAGCGCCTGCTCCCCTCCGCCGACGGCAAGGGCCGCGTCCCCGCCATCGAGCTCATGTTCAACAACCCCGGCATCGCCTCCCTCATCCGCGAGAACAACATCAAGCAAATCCCCACCGCCATCGTAGGCGGCAAGGAAGACGGCATGCAGACCTTCAACATGAGCCTCGCCGGACTCATCAAGGCCGGACTCATCAAAGAAGCCGACGCCTACGCAAACTCCGACAACCCCGAAGAGCTCAAGATGAACCTCCAGGGCATCTACATCAGCAGCGGACGCGGCGGCATCCTCAAGAAATAAGGGGACTGGAGCCCGCGACAAAAACCACCCAAGCCGCGAAAGCGCCCAAAACCACCCCCAACTCGCGGGGGACTGTACCCGCCTCGTGATTTCAAAGGGAGCCACGGGTGCCACGTTCAAGCTCCGCGGCTCCGCCGCGAAGGCTTGAGCGTGCGAGACTCCAGAAGCGCACCTACGTTCAGGGGCCGTATTTCATCTCTAATGGATGACACAACGCGTCGTGAAAGGCTGTCCCGTCGCAGCCAGGGCCACCTCCCCCCCTAATCCAACATCCCCGCCTCAAAATCCCCTTCCTCCACCCACCCCGCCTTCAACGCCTCCCCACCCATATACCGCTCATAAAACCCCGCCGTCCGCGCATCCGTATACGGAATCCCATCAAACCACCCCGCGTCTCCCGCAACACGCCGATCCCCCTCCGCCGC
It includes:
- a CDS encoding class II aldolase/adducin family protein, with translation MPDEATLRALICEIGRRMYARNYVGGTDGNISVRLPGADGFLCTPSGVSKGFMTPESLIIADASGKKVDGPGKVTSEFPTHLACYEERPDINAVVHAHPPTATAFTLAGVSLAQPVLPELVAALGGIPVTAYATPGTPEGNEVVRPLIRQCDGVMLDRHGAVTVGTSLEAAYFKLEKIEHAACVLLAARQLGAVKHLTPEEVDRALQTRAPYGATGPIYPPEF
- a CDS encoding branched-chain amino acid transaminase: MAVMHPGETAYFGGAYIPVADAKLSVMTHAFNYGTALFEGIRGYYSQEEENLFIFRLKEHIDRFVRNFNILCMEIPEDAAKIEEICLEVARRCNLREDIYLRPICYKSQLSLGPAVRGVESALCCYLITLGDYVDTNDGLDVAVSSWRRLSDNAIPTRAKTTGSYINSALAASEAKQAGFHEAVFLREDGTVAEGSAMNLFIVQEGRLITPPPNADILVGITRNTIMQLAREQLSMEVVERPIARTELYVSDEAFFCGTGAQVAPVRSVDRRLLGTGKPGPITRELQDLYFNVVQGKVDAYRHWCTPVW
- a CDS encoding CBS domain-containing protein, whose product is MHTIGDIIKPRDIYWVNASDTVRQTVHYLCERKTGAVAVKEDDRVVGIFSERDLMHRVVNASLDIDATLVREVMSPDPMTIQIDDELGHAKIVMFQCGVRHLVVVGRGEVFKGLVSMRDLLEADMAESSELIEKLNDAYYEKAYRSRWRMSSNRVIVEHYTPQ
- a CDS encoding DegT/DnrJ/EryC1/StrS family aminotransferase, producing the protein MDFQFPWPVFDHAEEAALQRVLTRRKWFNGEETRAFEAAYAQFQGAEYAAACTSGTTALEVALEALDIGPGDEVIVPPYTFVATATAVLRVGATPVFADVDASWCMDPAAAEAAITPRTRAIMPVHFGGAMANIDALADLARSRGLELIEDACHAWGSAWEGRGAGTIGRCGAFSFQESKNITAGEGGVLVSNDESFIERCHSIINCGREEGAPWYHHINLGTNARITEFGAALLLAQLERAPDQLNRRAANAALLDEGLAGVPGVTPQPPVPKMTRRACHLYCFRLDAAAFGMDRDAFLAACKERGLPLMAGYPIPLYKQPVFQKFLGRHDYNQCHCPVTEALCASEGVWITQPMLLLSDAHMRAIIDGIRDIGNH
- a CDS encoding type IV pilus twitching motility protein PilT, which gives rise to MLTLKQILSYAVKNGASDVHLTVGSPPAIRVDGKIRFIEAEPITPDLTQGYAAEIMNERELAAFEEKGDADLAYGVAGLGRFRVNVLKQRGSVGVVMRHVKGKILDFTELNLPPAMTKVAEMHRGLVLVTGTTGSGKSTTLASIVDYINQRNRFHIVTLEDPIEFLHSNKKSIITQREINIDTRDFYSALRAAMREDPDVILVGEMRDAETFQAAISAAETGHLVFSTLHTTNVMLTIDRIMDMFPSNMHDQIRSQIALQIRACIAQRLLPSADGKGRVPAIELMFNNPGIASLIRENNIKQIPTAIVGGKEDGMQTFNMSLAGLIKAGLIKEADAYANSDNPEELKMNLQGIYISSGRGGILKK